The Vulcanimicrobium alpinum sequence CAAAGCGGAGCGCTTCATCCAGACCATGCTGCGCGAGTGGGCGTACGCGGTCGCTTATCGCACCAGCGACGAGCGCCGAGACGCCCTCCCGGCGTGGCTCCGGTACTACAACGAGGACCGCCGGCACACGGCCATCAACTACCCCCGCCTCACGTTGGGCCGCGGCCCGTAAACGAGGCGCGTAGTCTCGACATCTAGCGGCGGCTTTTTCGGGTCCGCGCGCGGGAACGCCCCGGGTTTCAGAGTCCGACCGTGCGGCCGGGGATGCCGGCCGCGTCGAAGTAGCGCTCCGTCCCGACGCGCTGATAGCGAAGGACGGTTATCACACCGCCGGCTCCCGGCGTCTGCGAACGTTCCGTTCCGCGCGTAAACGCCGGCACCGTGCCGCCCGGCATCGCTTCGGTGAACGCGCGCCCGATCAACGTCCCTTTGGCAGCGAGCGTCAGCCCGAGGATCTTCGCGATCGTGATCCCGACGTCGGCATTCGACACGGGCGCCGGATCGACGAAGCCGCGTTTGAAATCCGGGCCGACCGCGGCGGTGAAGTTCGCCGTGTCGGCGCGGCTGAACGAGCCGTGCATCCCCTGCCCCTGCTGCAGGTTGGTGTCGGCGACTTCGACGGTGCAGCGCACCGGGACGGCGCAGCCGCTCGCGAACGAACGGAAGCTGACGGCAATTGCGGGATGCGGCGTGATCGCCGTGCCGCTGAGCGCGATCGACGCGAGCGGCAGCGTGCCGGGGAGCGTGCCGAGCCGGCCGTCGGCGAAGAGCCCGCTCACGTAGTCCTGCGCCAGCAGAAACGGGACGATCTTCGCCGCGAGCTCGCGCGCTTTGTCGTTCGGCAGGTAGATGAGATCGCTGCCGCCGTTCGCGGCGACGACGACGTCGGGCTTCGTCGAATCGAAGCCGATCAGGCCGTTGCCGCGGCTCGGATATTTCTTCTCGAGATCGGGATGGACGACGGCGTCGCCGTTGTCGGGATCGCTGACCGGCATGCCGAGCGTCGCGGCGAGGTCGAGCGCGAGGAAGCCGGGTGCCAGCGACCCTGCGGGGACGCCGGTCAGCGCGAACTTCGCGGACGGCGAGGTGCTGCTCTCCTTCGAGATCGTCGAGAAGCCGTGGTCCGACGAGACGATGATGTCGGTCGTTGCGTCGAGGCCGAGGTCGTGTACCGCGGTGCGCAGCGCGCGCAGGTCGTCGTCGGCGTTCTTGATCGCGGCGAGCGACGTCGGTCCGTTGATCCCCGGCGTGAACGTGCCGAGCGAATCGCCTTGATTGTGCTGGGTGCCGTCGGGATCGCGCGACCAGAAGACCATCACGAACGGTTTGCCGGCGGCCTTGAAGCGCGGGAGCACGACCTTCGTCGCGGCGGTCACGAAATAGTTCTGCTGCTCCACGTTCGCGACGGTCGTTCCGGGCGTCATCGCGTCGCCCGAGCTCCCGTTCGCTCCGCGGGTCGGCGCTTGCGCCGCGCCGCTCGCGGCTTGCAGCGCCTGCGCGATGTCGGCGGGGAGCGGACGTCCCACGGGCTTGCCGCCGGCGTCGACGCGATTCGTCGAATCGTCGACGACGATCGTCCGCTCGCCCTTGGTGTCCGCCGCGTCGAAGATCGCGACCGGCCCGAGCTTGCCGATCGCGGCGGTCTGGATCCCGCGATCGTGCGCGGCTTGCAGAATCGTCATCTCGTCGAGATAGTTGCCGCCGAAGTGCTCGTCGACGTCTGCGATCACCGGATCGTTCTCGAGGAACGGCGTGAACGAATAGCCCGCAACGGTCACCTTGTAGCCGGTGAAGATCGTGTTCGAGAAATCACCGGTGTCGCCGAGCAGATGCCCCGTCGCCATCGACGAGGCGTTCGCGGTGGTGAAGGTCGGGAAGATCGAGTGCGGGTTCGCGAACGTCACGCCGGCCTTGCGCAGTGCGTCCATCGCGGGCGCGGTCGTCGGGTCGACGATCGCGTCGCGCAGACCGTCGGGGACGAACAGGATTACGTTGTGCGGCGCGGCGTGCGCCGGGGGCGCCGGCTTCGGCGCGCTTTGTGCGGCGGCGGGCGCCTGCG is a genomic window containing:
- a CDS encoding alkaline phosphatase family protein produces the protein MPNVLRLVSFVAFAALIASSSLAAPQAPAAAQSAPKPAPPAHAAPHNVILFVPDGLRDAIVDPTTAPAMDALRKAGVTFANPHSIFPTFTTANASSMATGHLLGDTGDFSNTIFTGYKVTVAGYSFTPFLENDPVIADVDEHFGGNYLDEMTILQAAHDRGIQTAAIGKLGPVAIFDAADTKGERTIVVDDSTNRVDAGGKPVGRPLPADIAQALQAASGAAQAPTRGANGSSGDAMTPGTTVANVEQQNYFVTAATKVVLPRFKAAGKPFVMVFWSRDPDGTQHNQGDSLGTFTPGINGPTSLAAIKNADDDLRALRTAVHDLGLDATTDIIVSSDHGFSTISKESSTSPSAKFALTGVPAGSLAPGFLALDLAATLGMPVSDPDNGDAVVHPDLEKKYPSRGNGLIGFDSTKPDVVVAANGGSDLIYLPNDKARELAAKIVPFLLAQDYVSGLFADGRLGTLPGTLPLASIALSGTAITPHPAIAVSFRSFASGCAVPVRCTVEVADTNLQQGQGMHGSFSRADTANFTAAVGPDFKRGFVDPAPVSNADVGITIAKILGLTLAAKGTLIGRAFTEAMPGGTVPAFTRGTERSQTPGAGGVITVLRYQRVGTERYFDAAGIPGRTVGL